From the Solea senegalensis isolate Sse05_10M linkage group LG16, IFAPA_SoseM_1, whole genome shotgun sequence genome, one window contains:
- the zmpste24 gene encoding CAAX prenyl protease 1 homolog: MIESILDLPVEKQIFYAVLVFSWTVYLWEAYLSYRQRRIYRSTSHVPQELGKIIDSTTFEKSRLYQLDKSNFSFWSGLYSESEGTLILLCGGIPFLWGVAGTVTTRFGFGSDYEITQSLVFLTLATLFSAFTGLPWSLYNTFVIEEKHGFNQQTLGFFLRDAVKKFVVTQCILLPVTSLLLYIIKIGGDYFFIYAWLFTLAVSLILVTIYADYIAPLFDKFTLLPEGELKTDIEAMAQSISFPLTKVYVVEGSKRSSHSNAYFYGFFKNKRIVLFDTLLEDYSPLNKAGEPPAEQPECDETSGEAKAKPKNKKQGCNNPEILAVLGHELGHWKLGHTVKNMIISQMNSFLCFFLFAVLIGRKELFVAFGFNESQPTLIGLMIIFQFIFSPYNELLSFCLTVLSRRFEFQADAFAQRMGKASELYSALIKLNKDNLGFPVADWLFSMWHYSHPPLLERLRALGNVKQD, encoded by the exons AGAAGGATATACAGATCAACAAGTCATGTACCGCAGGAGCTGGGCAAGATCATCGATTCTACAACATTTGAGAAGTCGCGTCTCTATCAGCTGGACAAAAGCAACTTCAGCTTTTGGTCTGGACTCTACTCTGAATCTGAGGGCACG TTGATCTTACTCTGTGGTGGAATCCCGTTCCTGTGGGGCGTCGCCGGCACGGTGACGACGCGCTTTGGATTTGGGTCGGATTACGAGATCACCCAGTCCCTTGTGTTTCTGACACTAGCCACCCTCTTCAGTGCCTTCACGGGACTTCCATGGAGTTTGTACAACACGTTTGTCATTGAGGAGAAGCACGGCTTTAACCAGCAG ACGTTGGGGTTCTTCCTCAGAGATGCTGTCAAGAAGTTTGTTGTGACCCAGTGTATCCTGCTGCCCGTGACCTCGCTGCTCCTGTACATCATCAAGATTGGAGGAGACTACTTTTTTATCTATGCCTGGCTCTTTACTCTGGCTGTCTCTCTG ATACTTGTCACCATCTATGCTGATTACATAGCTCCACTGTTTGACAAGTTCACCCTGTTGCCTGAAGGAGAGTTAAAGACTGACATTGAGGCTATGGCCCAGAGTATAAGCTTCCCCCTCACAAAAGTTTATGTTGTGGAAG GTTCCAAGCGCTCATCGCACAGCAACGCATACTTCTATGGGTTCTTTAAGAACAAGCGCATTGTGCTGTTTGACACGTTGCTGGAAGACTACTCGCCACTCAACAAGGCCGGAGAGCCACCGGCTGAGCAGCCAGAGTGCGACGAGACGTCGGGCGAGGCCAAAGCCAAGCCAAAG AACAAGAAACAAGGCTGCAACAACCCAGAGATCCTCGCTGTCCTCGGCCATGAGCTCGGCCACTGGAAGCTTGGCCACACTGTAAAGAATATGATCATCAGTCAG ATGAATTCCTTCCTGTGCTTCTTCCTGTTTGCTGTCCTGATTGGACGCAAGGAGCTGTTTGTAGCTTTTGGCTTCAATGAAAGCCAACCCACATTAATAGGCTTGATGATTATCTTCCAGTTCATCTTCTCCCCGTACAATGAG CTCCTGTCCTTCTGTCTAACGGTTCTGAGTCGCAGGTTTGAGTTCCAGGCGGACGCGTTTGCTCAGCGTATGGGCAAAGCCTCTGAGCTCTACTCTGCCCTCATCAAGCTTAACAAGGACAACCTTGGCTTCCCCGTGGCTGACTGGTTGTTCTCCATGTGGCACTATTCCCACCCTCCCCTCCTGGAACGCCTCAGAGCGCTTGGCAACGTCAAGCAGGACTGA
- the rpl13a gene encoding 60S ribosomal protein L13a translates to TSRETKKVEYVSSLPPAPASYCEQPRVSFFSRIMADRFNKVLLLDGRGHLLGRLAALVAKQVLLGHKVVVVRCEGINISGNFYRNKLKYLAFLRKRMNTNPSRGPYHFRAPSRIFWRTVRGMLPHKTKRGQAALERLKVFDGIPPPYDKRKRMVVPAALKVVRLKPTRKFALLGRLAHEVGWKYQAITATLEEKRKEKAKLRYSKKKTTIKLTKLAEKNVEAKIAKYTDVLKQYGVLV, encoded by the exons ACATCTCGCGAGACAAAGAAAGTAGAGTATGTGTCGTCACTTCCTCCTGCCCCTGCCTCTTACTGCGAGCAGCCCCGTGTCTCTTTCTTTTCGCGCATCATGGCGGACCGGTTCAATAAG GTTCTGCTGCTTGATGGCAGGGGCCATCTACTCGGTCGGCTTGCTGCCCTTGTGGCTAAACAGGTCCTCCTCG GACACAAAGTGGTGGTTGTAAGATGTGAAGGTATCAACATCTCTGGCAACTTCTATCGCAACAAGC TGAAGTATCTTGCTTTCCTGCGTAAAAGGATGAACACCAACCCCTCTCGTGGACCGTACCACTTCAGAGCTCCCAGCAGGATCTTCTGGAGGACCGTCAGAG GCATGTTGCCCCATAAAACCAAGAGAGGCCAGGCTGCGCTGGAGAGGCTGAAGGTGTTTGATGGCATCCCTCCACCCTATGACAAG AGGAAGCGCATGGTTGTCCCAGCTGCTCTTAAGGTTGTGCGTCTGAAGCCCACTCGCAAG TTCGCCCTCCTGGGCCGTCTGGCACATGAGGTTGGCTGGAAGTACCAGGCCATCACAGCCACCttggaggagaagagaaaggaaaaggcTAAGCTCCGATACTCCAAGAAAAAGACGACGATCAAGCTGACAAAGCTGGCAGAGAAGAACGTCGAGGCCAAGATTGCAAAGTACACAGACGTTCTGAAACAATATGGTGTCCTTGTCTGA
- the atp5if1b gene encoding ATPase inhibitor B, mitochondrial, giving the protein MARLLRPHIRTFITTHMRNSSDQLGELGGGAGKGGGGGGAIRQAGGAFGKKQAAEEEMHFRRLEQEQLAALRQHHQDEIEHHKKEIERLQRDIDRHKGKIRKLKHDD; this is encoded by the exons atggcGAGGCTTCTGAGACCTCACATCAGGACTTTCATCACCACACACATGAGAAACTCGTCCGACCAG CTGGGTGAGCTGGGTGGAGGTGCAGGAaaaggtggtggaggtggtggagccATCAGACAGGCAGGTGGAGCCTTTGGGAAAAAACAAGCTGCCGAGGAGGAGATGCACTttag GCGCTTAGAGCAGGAGCAGCTGGCTGCGTTGAGGCAGCACCACCAAGATGAAATTGAACACCACAAGAAGGAGATTGAACGTCTGCAGCGCGACATCGACCGGCACAAGGGAAAGATCAGGAAGCTGAAGCACGACGACTGA